One window of Triticum dicoccoides isolate Atlit2015 ecotype Zavitan chromosome 5A, WEW_v2.0, whole genome shotgun sequence genomic DNA carries:
- the LOC119302502 gene encoding uncharacterized protein LOC119302502 isoform X3: MQMDEVIDVKVCDVCGNVGEEKKLAVCSRCNDGAVHIYCMLVMLQEVPERGWLCDECQAEVEIEIEKKKLEKSQVNFVMVSMENKVDAEKAKDASNVARWNKRLNRQSEANFLEEIKDVKVCDICGDVGEVEKLTVCGRCNGAEHVYCMQVMMEKVPDVMWLCEACQTEVEFAEERTELEKSQVMVGACKLESFGGQTNKPVDDANSGSYFEDEMEAAHVSSKNSNMRNQSNGMTTKRIGDDATITLLIGKDLSESGGVSMEGDSAKRVPLSRKNSLKLDTEKGKEPARPMPTPLTLNALKNQAPPLCGPLPKSISFKNSKVPKVKQLVTEVPQKPKNLKEPISLITKQDGPVITLAKSTSVKKLNSSEPVSKGKSSILLDVEEPRMMNSVMTRNVTNKRGTSISGYPSVAASMLVPVPSKAESAAQHLNKQNKMDNLGIAYGQDGRNFPAPSEPKRQLVAKVLGSLTLISAETSSGLLCSGAQMKGIQIPDTSLVDKIKNPPSLKPGTSSSSCTMHCQQCDEVGHSTQFCPVGRSSLFVTKPLSEQTSDRTARCNRTSEATTLTATEDILKSAYQSEPSPKRRRYHNPSYKPINVLCTSISHEESSEQDVRNGMPTPSTTASVDCHELKYKEHQAASAMGGRFVDSSSTMLNDSTDKSPIFSPSDDRITSSVPELAYIWQGCFEIWRTGRSSKFCKGLQGHLSCSASQKVLEIAKKFPSKIRLEQLPRRNIWPPQFHGNGLSYDSIGLFFFAQDIQSYERHYSKLVEWMLKGDLALRGNIETAELLIFPSNILPKSFQRWNMSYYLWGVFRVRRKDSNLPYHVPTRKHCNFNGNLLAVGRRTHAHASSGPSFYYSPTCEDSPSIMPLEANHEGCPNGENSLGKERTAVNHDNAEDLLRPSVVDLQRRPQSVCR, translated from the exons ATGCAGATGGATGAAGTCATTGAC GTGAAAGTCTGTGACGTATGTGGAAATGTTGGTGAGGAGAAGAAGCTCGCTGTTTGCAGCAGATGCAATGATGGTGCTGTGCATAT TTACTGTATGTTGGTAATGCTTCAAGAGGTTCCAGAGCGCGGGTGGTTGTGTGATGAGTGCCAAGCTGAGGTAGAAATTGAAATTGAAAAGAAGAAACTTGAGAAATCTCAAGTAAATTTTGTCATGGTTTCCATGGAGAATAAAGTGGATGCTGAAAAG GCTAAAGACGCGTCTAATGTGGCTCGTTGGAATAAAAGGTTAAACAGACAGAGCGAGGCCAATTTTTTAGAAGAGATCAAAGAT GTGAAAGTATGCGACAtttgtggagatgttggtgaagtggaGAAGCTCACTGTTTGTGGTAGATGCAATGGTGCTGAACATGT TTATTGTATGCAGGTGATGATGGAAAAGGTTCCAGATGTCATGTGGTTGTGTGAAGCATGTCAAACTGAGGTAGAATTTGCAGAGGAAAGGACGGAACTAGAAAAATCCCAAGTAATGGTTGGTGCATGTAAATTAGAGTCCTTTGGAGGGCAAACGAATAAACCTGTGGATGATGCAAATAGCGGAAGTTATTTTGAGGATGAAATGGAGGCTGCACATGTGAGTAGTAAAAACTCAAACATGAGAAATCAATCCAACGGTATGACTACCAAGAGGATAGGAGACGATGCAACAATTACGTTACTGATTGGAAAAGATCTTTCTGAATCTGGTGGTGTATCCATGGAAGGTGACTCTGCAAAAAGGGTGCCGCTTTCGCGCAAAAATTCACTCAAGCTGGACACAGAGAAAGGAAAGGAACCTGCTAGGCCAATGCCAACACCATTGACATTGAATGCCCTGAAGAATCAGGCACCACCTCTTTGTG GTCCACTCCCGAAGTCCATTTCTTTCAAGAACTCAAAGGTCCCGAAGGTGAAACAACTGGTCACTGAAGTTCCTCAAAAGCCCAAAAATCTGAAGGAACCTATATCCTTAATTACAAAACAAGACGGGCCAGTGATCACACTTGCTAAGTCGACATCAGTCAAAAAGCTGAACTCTAGCGAGCCGGTAAGTAAAGGAAAGTCTTCCATCTTACTAGATGTTGAGGAACCAAGAATGATGAATTCAGTAATGACCCGAAATGTAACGAATAAGAGGGGCACTTCTATATCTGGATATCCCTCTGTTGCTGCATCAATGCTTGTGCCAGTTCCTTCGAAAGCAGAATCCGCAGCTCAGCATCTCAATAAACAAAATAAGATGGATAATTTAGGCATCGCTTATGGACAAGACGGTAGAAACTTTCCTG CACCTAGTGAACCAAAGAGACAGCTTGTAGCAAAAGTCCTGGGAAGCCTAACGTTAATTAGTGCTGAGACATCCTCAGGTCTGCTTTGTTCTGGTGCACAGATGAAGGGAATTCAAATCCCGGATACTTCACTGGTTGATAAAATAAAGAACCCACCTAGCTTGAAGCCAGGTACTTCTAGCAGCAGTTGCACAATGCATTGTCAACAATGTGATGAAGTGGGACATTCTACACAATTTTGTCCTGTTGGCAGATCTAGCTTGTTTGTAACAAAACCTTTGAGTGAGCAAACCAGTGACCGAACTGCCAGATGCAATAGAACATCTGAAGCTACTACTTTGACTGCTACTGAAGACATTTTGAAATCAGCATATCAATCTGAGCCAAGTCCAAAACGCCGCCGCTATCATAACCCATCATATAAGCCTATAAATGTATTATGTACCTCCATTAGTCATGAGGAAAGCAGTGAGCAGGATGTGAGAAATGGTATGCCTACTCCTAGTACTACAGCTTCTGTAGATTGTCACGAGCTAAAGTACAAAGAGCATCAGGCTGCATCTGCCATGGGAGGAAGATTTGTGGACAGCAGTTCAACTATGTTGAATGATTCGACGGACAAATCGCCAATCTTTTCACCTAGTGATGACAGAATAACTTCTAGTGTTCCAGAGTTGGCTTACATTTGGCA AGGTTGTTTTGAAATATGGAGGACTGGACGGTCATCTAAGTTTTGTAAGGGCTTGCAAGGACACTTATCATGTTCTGCTTCACAAAAGGTTTTGGAAATAGCAAAGAAATTCCCTTCTAAAATCCGGCTTGAGCAACTTCCTCGCCGGAATATATGGCCCCCACAGTTCCATGGAAATGGCCTTTCGTATGACAGTATTGGTCTTTTTTTCTTTGCACAAGATATCCAGAG TTATGAGAGGCATTACAGTAAGTTAGTAGAATGGATGCTGAAAGGCGATTTGGCACTCAGAGGAAACATTGAAACAGCTGAATTGCTCATATTTCCTTCCAATATCCTGCCAAAAAGCTTTCAAA GATGGAACATGTCCTATTATCTATGGGGTGTATTTAGAGTCAGAAGAAAAGATTCTAACCTTCCATATCATGTACCTACAAGAAAACATTGTAATTTCAATGGAAATCTCTTGGCCGTGGGTCGAAGAACTCATGCCCACGCTTCTTCTGGCCCCAGTTTCTATTACTCACCTACTTGTGAAGACTCTCCATCTATCATGCCCTTGGAAGCTAATCATGAGGGTTGCCCCAATGGTGAGAATTCTCTAG GGAAAGAGAGGACAGCCGTCAACCATGACAATGCAGAGGACCTGTTGCGACCCAGTGTAGTTGACCTACAACGGCGACCGCAATCAGTATGTCGCTAA
- the LOC119302502 gene encoding uncharacterized protein LOC119302502 isoform X2: MQMDEVIDLVSEDDIASYEETSSEDTVDVKVCDVCGNVGEEKKLAVCSRCNDGAVHIYCMLVMLQEVPERGWLCDECQAEVEIEIEKKKLEKSQVNFVMVSMENKVDAEKAKDASNVARWNKRLNRQSEANFLEEIKDVKVCDICGDVGEVEKLTVCGRCNGAEHVYCMQVMMEKVPDVMWLCEACQTEVEFAEERTELEKSQVMVGACKLESFGGQTNKPVDDANSGSYFEDEMEAAHVSSKNSNMRNQSNGMTTKRIGDDATITLLIGKDLSESGGVSMEGDSAKRVPLSRKNSLKLDTEKGKEPARPMPTPLTLNALKNQAPPLCGPLPKSISFKNSKVPKVKQLVTEVPQKPKNLKEPISLITKQDGPVITLAKSTSVKKLNSSEPVSKGKSSILLDVEEPRMMNSVMTRNVTNKRGTSISGYPSVAASMLVPVPSKAESAAQHLNKQNKMDNLGIAYGQDGRNFPAPSEPKRQLVAKVLGSLTLISAETSSGLLCSGAQMKGIQIPDTSLVDKIKNPPSLKPGTSSSSCTMHCQQCDEVGHSTQFCPVGRSSLFVTKPLSEQTSDRTARCNRTSEATTLTATEDILKSAYQSEPSPKRRRYHNPSYKPINVLCTSISHEESSEQDVRNGMPTPSTTASVDCHELKYKEHQAASAMGGRFVDSSSTMLNDSTDKSPIFSPSDDRITSSVPELAYIWQGCFEIWRTGRSSKFCKGLQGHLSCSASQKVLEIAKKFPSKIRLEQLPRRNIWPPQFHGNGLSYDSIGLFFFAQDIQSYERHYSKLVEWMLKGDLALRGNIETAELLIFPSNILPKSFQRWNMSYYLWGVFRVRRKDSNLPYHVPTRKHCNFNGNLLAVGRRTHAHASSGPSFYYSPTCEDSPSIMPLEANHEGCPNGKERTAVNHDNAEDLLRPSVVDLQRRPQSVCR; the protein is encoded by the exons ATGCAGATGGATGAAGTCATTGAC CTTGTGTCAGAAGACGATATTGCCTCTTATGAGGAGACAAGTTCTGAAGATACTGTAGAT GTGAAAGTCTGTGACGTATGTGGAAATGTTGGTGAGGAGAAGAAGCTCGCTGTTTGCAGCAGATGCAATGATGGTGCTGTGCATAT TTACTGTATGTTGGTAATGCTTCAAGAGGTTCCAGAGCGCGGGTGGTTGTGTGATGAGTGCCAAGCTGAGGTAGAAATTGAAATTGAAAAGAAGAAACTTGAGAAATCTCAAGTAAATTTTGTCATGGTTTCCATGGAGAATAAAGTGGATGCTGAAAAG GCTAAAGACGCGTCTAATGTGGCTCGTTGGAATAAAAGGTTAAACAGACAGAGCGAGGCCAATTTTTTAGAAGAGATCAAAGAT GTGAAAGTATGCGACAtttgtggagatgttggtgaagtggaGAAGCTCACTGTTTGTGGTAGATGCAATGGTGCTGAACATGT TTATTGTATGCAGGTGATGATGGAAAAGGTTCCAGATGTCATGTGGTTGTGTGAAGCATGTCAAACTGAGGTAGAATTTGCAGAGGAAAGGACGGAACTAGAAAAATCCCAAGTAATGGTTGGTGCATGTAAATTAGAGTCCTTTGGAGGGCAAACGAATAAACCTGTGGATGATGCAAATAGCGGAAGTTATTTTGAGGATGAAATGGAGGCTGCACATGTGAGTAGTAAAAACTCAAACATGAGAAATCAATCCAACGGTATGACTACCAAGAGGATAGGAGACGATGCAACAATTACGTTACTGATTGGAAAAGATCTTTCTGAATCTGGTGGTGTATCCATGGAAGGTGACTCTGCAAAAAGGGTGCCGCTTTCGCGCAAAAATTCACTCAAGCTGGACACAGAGAAAGGAAAGGAACCTGCTAGGCCAATGCCAACACCATTGACATTGAATGCCCTGAAGAATCAGGCACCACCTCTTTGTG GTCCACTCCCGAAGTCCATTTCTTTCAAGAACTCAAAGGTCCCGAAGGTGAAACAACTGGTCACTGAAGTTCCTCAAAAGCCCAAAAATCTGAAGGAACCTATATCCTTAATTACAAAACAAGACGGGCCAGTGATCACACTTGCTAAGTCGACATCAGTCAAAAAGCTGAACTCTAGCGAGCCGGTAAGTAAAGGAAAGTCTTCCATCTTACTAGATGTTGAGGAACCAAGAATGATGAATTCAGTAATGACCCGAAATGTAACGAATAAGAGGGGCACTTCTATATCTGGATATCCCTCTGTTGCTGCATCAATGCTTGTGCCAGTTCCTTCGAAAGCAGAATCCGCAGCTCAGCATCTCAATAAACAAAATAAGATGGATAATTTAGGCATCGCTTATGGACAAGACGGTAGAAACTTTCCTG CACCTAGTGAACCAAAGAGACAGCTTGTAGCAAAAGTCCTGGGAAGCCTAACGTTAATTAGTGCTGAGACATCCTCAGGTCTGCTTTGTTCTGGTGCACAGATGAAGGGAATTCAAATCCCGGATACTTCACTGGTTGATAAAATAAAGAACCCACCTAGCTTGAAGCCAGGTACTTCTAGCAGCAGTTGCACAATGCATTGTCAACAATGTGATGAAGTGGGACATTCTACACAATTTTGTCCTGTTGGCAGATCTAGCTTGTTTGTAACAAAACCTTTGAGTGAGCAAACCAGTGACCGAACTGCCAGATGCAATAGAACATCTGAAGCTACTACTTTGACTGCTACTGAAGACATTTTGAAATCAGCATATCAATCTGAGCCAAGTCCAAAACGCCGCCGCTATCATAACCCATCATATAAGCCTATAAATGTATTATGTACCTCCATTAGTCATGAGGAAAGCAGTGAGCAGGATGTGAGAAATGGTATGCCTACTCCTAGTACTACAGCTTCTGTAGATTGTCACGAGCTAAAGTACAAAGAGCATCAGGCTGCATCTGCCATGGGAGGAAGATTTGTGGACAGCAGTTCAACTATGTTGAATGATTCGACGGACAAATCGCCAATCTTTTCACCTAGTGATGACAGAATAACTTCTAGTGTTCCAGAGTTGGCTTACATTTGGCA AGGTTGTTTTGAAATATGGAGGACTGGACGGTCATCTAAGTTTTGTAAGGGCTTGCAAGGACACTTATCATGTTCTGCTTCACAAAAGGTTTTGGAAATAGCAAAGAAATTCCCTTCTAAAATCCGGCTTGAGCAACTTCCTCGCCGGAATATATGGCCCCCACAGTTCCATGGAAATGGCCTTTCGTATGACAGTATTGGTCTTTTTTTCTTTGCACAAGATATCCAGAG TTATGAGAGGCATTACAGTAAGTTAGTAGAATGGATGCTGAAAGGCGATTTGGCACTCAGAGGAAACATTGAAACAGCTGAATTGCTCATATTTCCTTCCAATATCCTGCCAAAAAGCTTTCAAA GATGGAACATGTCCTATTATCTATGGGGTGTATTTAGAGTCAGAAGAAAAGATTCTAACCTTCCATATCATGTACCTACAAGAAAACATTGTAATTTCAATGGAAATCTCTTGGCCGTGGGTCGAAGAACTCATGCCCACGCTTCTTCTGGCCCCAGTTTCTATTACTCACCTACTTGTGAAGACTCTCCATCTATCATGCCCTTGGAAGCTAATCATGAGGGTTGCCCCAATG GGAAAGAGAGGACAGCCGTCAACCATGACAATGCAGAGGACCTGTTGCGACCCAGTGTAGTTGACCTACAACGGCGACCGCAATCAGTATGTCGCTAA
- the LOC119302502 gene encoding uncharacterized protein LOC119302502 isoform X1, protein MQMDEVIDLVSEDDIASYEETSSEDTVDVKVCDVCGNVGEEKKLAVCSRCNDGAVHIYCMLVMLQEVPERGWLCDECQAEVEIEIEKKKLEKSQVNFVMVSMENKVDAEKAKDASNVARWNKRLNRQSEANFLEEIKDVKVCDICGDVGEVEKLTVCGRCNGAEHVYCMQVMMEKVPDVMWLCEACQTEVEFAEERTELEKSQVMVGACKLESFGGQTNKPVDDANSGSYFEDEMEAAHVSSKNSNMRNQSNGMTTKRIGDDATITLLIGKDLSESGGVSMEGDSAKRVPLSRKNSLKLDTEKGKEPARPMPTPLTLNALKNQAPPLCGPLPKSISFKNSKVPKVKQLVTEVPQKPKNLKEPISLITKQDGPVITLAKSTSVKKLNSSEPVSKGKSSILLDVEEPRMMNSVMTRNVTNKRGTSISGYPSVAASMLVPVPSKAESAAQHLNKQNKMDNLGIAYGQDGRNFPAPSEPKRQLVAKVLGSLTLISAETSSGLLCSGAQMKGIQIPDTSLVDKIKNPPSLKPGTSSSSCTMHCQQCDEVGHSTQFCPVGRSSLFVTKPLSEQTSDRTARCNRTSEATTLTATEDILKSAYQSEPSPKRRRYHNPSYKPINVLCTSISHEESSEQDVRNGMPTPSTTASVDCHELKYKEHQAASAMGGRFVDSSSTMLNDSTDKSPIFSPSDDRITSSVPELAYIWQGCFEIWRTGRSSKFCKGLQGHLSCSASQKVLEIAKKFPSKIRLEQLPRRNIWPPQFHGNGLSYDSIGLFFFAQDIQSYERHYSKLVEWMLKGDLALRGNIETAELLIFPSNILPKSFQRWNMSYYLWGVFRVRRKDSNLPYHVPTRKHCNFNGNLLAVGRRTHAHASSGPSFYYSPTCEDSPSIMPLEANHEGCPNGENSLGKERTAVNHDNAEDLLRPSVVDLQRRPQSVCR, encoded by the exons ATGCAGATGGATGAAGTCATTGAC CTTGTGTCAGAAGACGATATTGCCTCTTATGAGGAGACAAGTTCTGAAGATACTGTAGAT GTGAAAGTCTGTGACGTATGTGGAAATGTTGGTGAGGAGAAGAAGCTCGCTGTTTGCAGCAGATGCAATGATGGTGCTGTGCATAT TTACTGTATGTTGGTAATGCTTCAAGAGGTTCCAGAGCGCGGGTGGTTGTGTGATGAGTGCCAAGCTGAGGTAGAAATTGAAATTGAAAAGAAGAAACTTGAGAAATCTCAAGTAAATTTTGTCATGGTTTCCATGGAGAATAAAGTGGATGCTGAAAAG GCTAAAGACGCGTCTAATGTGGCTCGTTGGAATAAAAGGTTAAACAGACAGAGCGAGGCCAATTTTTTAGAAGAGATCAAAGAT GTGAAAGTATGCGACAtttgtggagatgttggtgaagtggaGAAGCTCACTGTTTGTGGTAGATGCAATGGTGCTGAACATGT TTATTGTATGCAGGTGATGATGGAAAAGGTTCCAGATGTCATGTGGTTGTGTGAAGCATGTCAAACTGAGGTAGAATTTGCAGAGGAAAGGACGGAACTAGAAAAATCCCAAGTAATGGTTGGTGCATGTAAATTAGAGTCCTTTGGAGGGCAAACGAATAAACCTGTGGATGATGCAAATAGCGGAAGTTATTTTGAGGATGAAATGGAGGCTGCACATGTGAGTAGTAAAAACTCAAACATGAGAAATCAATCCAACGGTATGACTACCAAGAGGATAGGAGACGATGCAACAATTACGTTACTGATTGGAAAAGATCTTTCTGAATCTGGTGGTGTATCCATGGAAGGTGACTCTGCAAAAAGGGTGCCGCTTTCGCGCAAAAATTCACTCAAGCTGGACACAGAGAAAGGAAAGGAACCTGCTAGGCCAATGCCAACACCATTGACATTGAATGCCCTGAAGAATCAGGCACCACCTCTTTGTG GTCCACTCCCGAAGTCCATTTCTTTCAAGAACTCAAAGGTCCCGAAGGTGAAACAACTGGTCACTGAAGTTCCTCAAAAGCCCAAAAATCTGAAGGAACCTATATCCTTAATTACAAAACAAGACGGGCCAGTGATCACACTTGCTAAGTCGACATCAGTCAAAAAGCTGAACTCTAGCGAGCCGGTAAGTAAAGGAAAGTCTTCCATCTTACTAGATGTTGAGGAACCAAGAATGATGAATTCAGTAATGACCCGAAATGTAACGAATAAGAGGGGCACTTCTATATCTGGATATCCCTCTGTTGCTGCATCAATGCTTGTGCCAGTTCCTTCGAAAGCAGAATCCGCAGCTCAGCATCTCAATAAACAAAATAAGATGGATAATTTAGGCATCGCTTATGGACAAGACGGTAGAAACTTTCCTG CACCTAGTGAACCAAAGAGACAGCTTGTAGCAAAAGTCCTGGGAAGCCTAACGTTAATTAGTGCTGAGACATCCTCAGGTCTGCTTTGTTCTGGTGCACAGATGAAGGGAATTCAAATCCCGGATACTTCACTGGTTGATAAAATAAAGAACCCACCTAGCTTGAAGCCAGGTACTTCTAGCAGCAGTTGCACAATGCATTGTCAACAATGTGATGAAGTGGGACATTCTACACAATTTTGTCCTGTTGGCAGATCTAGCTTGTTTGTAACAAAACCTTTGAGTGAGCAAACCAGTGACCGAACTGCCAGATGCAATAGAACATCTGAAGCTACTACTTTGACTGCTACTGAAGACATTTTGAAATCAGCATATCAATCTGAGCCAAGTCCAAAACGCCGCCGCTATCATAACCCATCATATAAGCCTATAAATGTATTATGTACCTCCATTAGTCATGAGGAAAGCAGTGAGCAGGATGTGAGAAATGGTATGCCTACTCCTAGTACTACAGCTTCTGTAGATTGTCACGAGCTAAAGTACAAAGAGCATCAGGCTGCATCTGCCATGGGAGGAAGATTTGTGGACAGCAGTTCAACTATGTTGAATGATTCGACGGACAAATCGCCAATCTTTTCACCTAGTGATGACAGAATAACTTCTAGTGTTCCAGAGTTGGCTTACATTTGGCA AGGTTGTTTTGAAATATGGAGGACTGGACGGTCATCTAAGTTTTGTAAGGGCTTGCAAGGACACTTATCATGTTCTGCTTCACAAAAGGTTTTGGAAATAGCAAAGAAATTCCCTTCTAAAATCCGGCTTGAGCAACTTCCTCGCCGGAATATATGGCCCCCACAGTTCCATGGAAATGGCCTTTCGTATGACAGTATTGGTCTTTTTTTCTTTGCACAAGATATCCAGAG TTATGAGAGGCATTACAGTAAGTTAGTAGAATGGATGCTGAAAGGCGATTTGGCACTCAGAGGAAACATTGAAACAGCTGAATTGCTCATATTTCCTTCCAATATCCTGCCAAAAAGCTTTCAAA GATGGAACATGTCCTATTATCTATGGGGTGTATTTAGAGTCAGAAGAAAAGATTCTAACCTTCCATATCATGTACCTACAAGAAAACATTGTAATTTCAATGGAAATCTCTTGGCCGTGGGTCGAAGAACTCATGCCCACGCTTCTTCTGGCCCCAGTTTCTATTACTCACCTACTTGTGAAGACTCTCCATCTATCATGCCCTTGGAAGCTAATCATGAGGGTTGCCCCAATGGTGAGAATTCTCTAG GGAAAGAGAGGACAGCCGTCAACCATGACAATGCAGAGGACCTGTTGCGACCCAGTGTAGTTGACCTACAACGGCGACCGCAATCAGTATGTCGCTAA